The following are encoded together in the Pungitius pungitius chromosome 7, fPunPun2.1, whole genome shotgun sequence genome:
- the LOC134132167 gene encoding uncharacterized protein LOC134132167 produces MEDEYDRETVDGGWGPAPGYRWKIINDQLRLLLVAVGGETSGKKKHEAVERTERAVRKLLEKKGVSLADRLSLAQILWEKERDCREEKKELESKREKASVLKKGKLRKEMEDVEDMRSALFSYWIKSKAVGRNNQERCNEERPPAYNVEINGVNSASAPAGLYPVLNITGGELEVEESVPLRGCRGNEVTGESRPFEARQNREGFKEWTDSRTPGRRDSSEVQRRNKADKGKYLAGAHERVKTQLRYGESPDMGERGKKGSASAQEEQNGECGDNSDPEIHGEPGKMYPLFMSSRGVNKYKPWSLGDVSALVAQMPAPSEGGDKWLKQLDTLTNGHTLALGDFRAVAARCMTAHDLADVENRAGVTRQADDDRFLYFATEIGDAMREKWPLLMSTKIPKLPWDAKKTPRAYLDECKETWVKSTSHHPGTEGIQREWFRQAVLEGVPEGVKAKMITNPDLPGSESAVWERHLLHHLQDATEEATGEEKQLKELQAQLLRLQLTKVKQEVSDKKQKGKDERQMTVQAAPAEGNAPDLYPLPPWEETSYGTAQGWGPNRGGGYRGGYRSNYRGGAGRRGSYGGGGERGGYQGRDACFNCGMEGHWRMECPSKKKRQGRGRGVPSRGAWAPNPHAAPPRGQYPALEDWGYEADASQ; encoded by the coding sequence atggaagatgaatatgatcgggaaactgttgacggcggctgggggccagcgccggggtatcgatggaaaataataaacgaccagctgaggctgttgttggtggcggtgggtggagaaaccagcgggaaaaagaagcatgaggctgtagagcgcacggaacgcgcggtgagaaagttgttagaaaagaaaggcgttagtttggcagacaggctgtcactggcgcagattttgtgggagaaggagagagattgtagagaagaaaagaaggagcttgagtcgaaacgcgagaaggcgagtgtgttgaaaaaaggaaaacttcgtaaagagatggaggatgtggaggacatgaggtccgcattgttttcgtactggataaaaagtaaagccgtggggagaaataaccaggaacggtgtaatgaggaaagaccaccggcatacaatgttgaaataaacggtgtgaattcggcttctgcacctgctgggttgtatcctgtattaaatataacggggggagagttggaagttgaagaaagtgtaccactgcggggttgtcgaggcaacgaggtaacgggggaaagccggcctttcgaagcgcgtcaaaatcgggaggggtttaaagaatggacggactcacgcactccggggagaagggacagctcagaagtgcagcggagaaataaggcggataagggaaagtatttagccggggcgcatgagcgggtgaaaacacaattgagatacggggaatcaccagacatgggggagagaggaaaaaaaggctctgcctcggctcaggaggagcaaaacggggaatgcggggataacagcgacccagagattcacggggaaccgggaaaaatgtatccgttattcatgtcttctcgaggtgttaataaatacaagccgtGGTCGCTGGGAGATGTGTCCGCTCTGGTCGCGCAAATGCCTGcaccatctgaagggggagataagtggctaaaacaactcgatacgcttactaacggacacacgctggcgctcggcgactttagggctgtagcagccagatgcatgaccgcacatgatttagcggacgtggaaaacagagcgggggtgacccgacaagccgatgacgacagatttttgtatttcgcgacggagatcggggacgcaatgcgcgagaaatggccacttctaatgtcgactaaaataccgaaattaccatgggacgcgaagaaaaccccgcgcgcgtatttggacgaatgtaaagagacctgggtaaaaagcactagccatcatccgggaacggagggcatacagagagaatggttcagacaggcggtgctggagggagtaccagagggggtaaaagctaaaatgatcactaatccagacttgccaggaagtgaatctgctgtgtgggaaagacatttactgcaccatttacaggacgcgactgaagaagcgacaggggaagagaagcagctaaaagaattacaggctcagcttcttaggcttcagctcactaaggtcaaacaggaagtgagcgacaagaagcagaaagggaaagacgagcgacagatgacagtccaggctgccccagctgaaggtaacgccccagatttgtatccactcccaccatgggaggagacgtcgtatgggacagcccaggggtggggcccaaaccgagggggcggttatcggggaggttacagaagtaattacaggggtggcgctggtcggagaggatcatacggtgggggaggagaaagaggcggctaccaagggagagacgcttgtttcaactgtggtatggaggggcactggcgcatggagtgtcctagcaaaaagaagagacaggggaggggcaggggtgtcccgtctcggggggcttgggcccccaatccacatgctgcgccacctaggggacaataccctgcactggaggactggggctatgaggcggatgcctctcagtga